A stretch of Zootoca vivipara chromosome 13, rZooViv1.1, whole genome shotgun sequence DNA encodes these proteins:
- the LOC118094722 gene encoding olfactory receptor 6A2-like, producing MWNQTSHVQFIIMGFPELPQHQLYLFALFSTLYLLTLLENVLLIVTISLNNHLHTPMYFFLGNLSLLEIFYVSVTMPKLLSNLLLGEKTITLEGCITQLYFFLSLASSECFLLATMAYDRYLAICYPLHYATLMNYRASTVLSLVSWLGGFLASFPSVLMISNLQFCRKNTIRHFFCDLSPLLRLSCTDTSSIEMLDFVAALAVLMTSLAVTGTSYVCIFCTVAKIPSVKGKRKAFSTCVSHLAVVSMFYATTIFMYARPKAIGTFDLNKLVSILYTVVAPFLNPIIYSLRNREVRKTLKIALHNSATLSKCFQTEN from the coding sequence ATGTGGAACCAAACCTCACATGTACAATTCATAATTATGGGTTTTCCTGAACTACCACAGCACCAGTtatatttatttgcattgttCAGCACCCTCTACCTTCTAACTCTTTTGGAAAACGTCCTCCTCATTGTGACCATTTCATTGAACAACCACCTTCATactcccatgtacttcttcctaggaaatctctctcttttagaAATATTCTATGTCTCAGTAACAATGCCCAAATTGTTATCAAATCTGTTGTTGGGTGAGAAGACAATCACTTTGGAGGGTTGCATCACTCAGCTGTATTTTTTCTTATCTTTGGCTTCTTCTGAATGCTTTCTCTTGGCAACTATGGCCTATGACAGGTATTTGGCCATTTGCTACCCATTACATTATGCAACACTCATGAATTACAGAGCATCCACTGTCTTGAGTCTGGTTTCCTGGCTAGGCGGTTTCCTGGCTTCCTTTCCCTCAGTGTTGATGATCTCCAACTTGCAGTTTTGCAGGAAAAATACAATCAGGCACTTTTTCTGTGACCTCTCGCCTTTGCTGAGGTTGTCATGCACCGACACTTCATCCATTGAGATGCTGGATTTTGTGGCAGCTTTAGCAGTCCTCATGACTTCACTGGCAGTCACTGGAACATCTTACGTATGCATCTTTTGCACAGTTGCAAAAATCCCCTCTGTCAAAGGGAAGCGGAAAGCTTTTTCCACCTGTGTCTCACACCTGGCAGTTGTTTCTATGTTCTATGCCACCACCATATTCATGTATGCACGACCCAAGGCCATTGGAACCTTTGATCTCAACAAGCTGGTGTCCATCCTCTACACAGTCGTGGCTCCATTTCTCAATCCAATCATCTACAGCCTTAGAAACAGGGAAGTGAGGAAGACCTTAAAAATAGCTTTACATAACTCAGCCACGTTATCAAAATGTTTTCAAACAGAAAACTAA